One window of Nocardia sp. NBC_00508 genomic DNA carries:
- a CDS encoding class IV adenylate cyclase, protein MPIEHEAKILGVDPDTIEQHIVDKGGQKLGERFMRRYVYDITPGDESKWIRLRDNGNGTTLAVKQITSDAIDGTRELEVGVDDFAATNALLEMLGFTPKSYQETKRISFVLNGAQLEIDTWPQIPSYLEIEAATKDEVIRIAELLGYTEADLTGENTIKIYARHGIDLNTVRELRF, encoded by the coding sequence GTGCCTATCGAGCACGAAGCCAAGATCCTCGGCGTCGACCCCGACACCATCGAACAACACATCGTGGACAAGGGCGGGCAGAAACTCGGCGAGCGGTTCATGCGCCGCTACGTCTACGACATCACGCCGGGCGATGAATCGAAGTGGATCAGACTGCGTGACAACGGGAACGGAACCACGCTCGCGGTCAAGCAGATCACTAGCGACGCCATCGACGGCACCCGCGAATTGGAGGTGGGCGTCGACGACTTCGCCGCCACCAATGCCCTGCTCGAGATGCTGGGCTTCACCCCGAAGTCCTACCAGGAAACCAAGCGGATCAGCTTCGTACTCAACGGCGCACAGCTCGAGATCGACACCTGGCCGCAGATCCCGTCGTACCTGGAGATCGAAGCCGCGACGAAGGATGAAGTGATCAGGATCGCCGAACTACTCGGCTACACCGAAGCCGACCTCACCGGCGAGAACACGATCAAGATCTACGCTCGGCACGGCATCGACCTCAACACCGTCCG
- a CDS encoding helix-turn-helix domain-containing protein, whose translation MVIVSTWTNEDCVALRRAYGMKQARFAQALGVAERSVRRWEKGAAPIGGLGQTTYGTMLAKAPKDVADRFEQLRLNEDDDVKRRQLFKAGAMGAGALATLGLGDAAERAAWLMSGAGRPDSAAVSVVRSTLYQAMQLDDMLGSPAAQGMVIAQQQVTEAMLRDCPAALRADLLSLYAEWTGLAGSLAWDARDYTTAARLYTEARENAHEAEDSDLGAYMLCHLSQLETWQRRPRIAVDYAVAARSWVMQSEDRHLRAYVAIRNAEAAAIAGQRPACLQALEEADAALIGIVPCHPSQSRAYFMGAGIQESYRGNCLAILGDAGPAAEASRHALAMMQPNYVRDRAVTLLELERALIQLDEIEEAASAVGEAAALAEQNRSPRLAAAIIEGRQQLSPWADTRTVQELDAALAARDIVFA comes from the coding sequence ATGGTTATCGTCTCGACATGGACCAACGAGGATTGCGTCGCGCTGCGCCGCGCCTATGGAATGAAACAGGCCAGGTTCGCGCAGGCGCTCGGCGTGGCGGAACGATCCGTCAGGCGCTGGGAGAAGGGCGCGGCACCGATCGGCGGTCTCGGCCAGACCACCTACGGAACGATGCTCGCGAAGGCACCGAAGGATGTTGCGGACCGGTTTGAGCAACTCCGGCTGAATGAGGATGACGACGTGAAGCGGCGGCAGCTATTCAAGGCCGGTGCCATGGGCGCGGGCGCGTTGGCGACGTTGGGACTAGGCGACGCGGCCGAGCGAGCCGCGTGGTTGATGTCCGGCGCAGGTCGCCCGGATTCTGCCGCGGTATCTGTGGTGCGGTCGACGCTGTATCAGGCGATGCAACTCGATGACATGCTCGGTTCTCCGGCCGCACAGGGCATGGTCATTGCGCAGCAGCAGGTCACTGAGGCGATGCTGCGCGACTGCCCGGCGGCGCTACGGGCCGACCTACTTTCGCTCTACGCAGAGTGGACCGGCCTCGCGGGGTCTCTGGCATGGGATGCACGGGACTACACGACGGCCGCGCGGCTCTACACCGAAGCGCGTGAGAACGCGCATGAGGCCGAAGACTCCGATCTCGGCGCGTACATGTTGTGTCACCTCTCGCAACTGGAGACCTGGCAGCGTCGACCACGTATCGCTGTCGACTACGCGGTCGCGGCGCGCAGCTGGGTAATGCAGTCGGAGGACAGGCACCTGCGAGCCTACGTCGCGATCCGCAATGCCGAGGCCGCAGCGATCGCGGGGCAGCGCCCGGCATGCTTGCAGGCGCTCGAAGAGGCCGACGCAGCACTCATCGGCATAGTGCCGTGCCATCCATCGCAGAGCCGCGCTTACTTCATGGGCGCGGGAATACAGGAAAGCTACCGCGGCAACTGCCTCGCGATCCTGGGCGACGCAGGTCCGGCGGCCGAGGCGTCCCGGCACGCCCTTGCGATGATGCAGCCGAACTATGTGCGGGACCGAGCGGTCACGCTGCTGGAGTTGGAGCGCGCACTGATTCAGCTCGATGAAATCGAGGAAGCGGCGAGCGCGGTTGGTGAAGCGGCGGCACTAGCAGAGCAGAACCGGTCGCCAAGACTGGCCGCAGCGATTATCGAGGGACGGCAGCAGCTGTCACCGTGGGCGGATACACGGACGGTCCAGGAGCTGGATGCCGCGCTCGCTGCCCGCGATATCGTGTTTGCATGA